AAAATGTAAATTCTATTGAATACAAATATGTCATTCTAAACTCCAAGACCGGCAAGGTCAAAGAATGGGAATCAGGTTACAATCGAAGCATTTCTATCGACCAACCAAATAAAAGCTCAGTCATTTGCAATGATGATAAATTCAGACACAATGGCAAATGGAAAGGCGTAGGTGTAGCCATTCCAGTATTTTCTTTAAAAAGCGAAGATAGCGTAGGCATAGGTGAGTTTCTTGACCTTAAGAAAATCATCGATTGGGCTCACTCCTTGGAAATAAACCTGATCCAGATTTTACCTATTAATGATACAATTGCCGATCATAGCTGGAGAGACGCATATCCATACTCTGCTATTTCAGTTTTTGCCTTGCATCCTATTTATATTAATCTAGCAGCTATAGGCAAACTAAGCTCTCCTCTCACTCAAAAGATTATTGAAGAAAAAGGAGTCATTCTCAATAATGAAAAAACCGTTCAGTACAATGATGTAATGAAACTCAAATGGCGTTTTCTTCGACAAATATTCAAAGAAAAAAAAGATGAATTCGCTAAAGACGAAGAGTTTAAGATATTTTTCCAAGAAAATAAATTCTGGCTCAAGCCTTACGCCGCATTCTGCTACTTAAGAGATCTTTATCAAAATTCTGACTTTTCCTCATGGGGTGAGTTTTCAAAATTCACAGAGGAAAAACTTGAAAAAATCACCTCGCCTGAAGAGCCGCATCATGATCATGTAGCTTTGTATTACTTTGTCCAATACCACTTATACAAGCAATTATCCGAAGTCTCAAAATACGCCAAGTCCAAAAAAGTCATTCTTAAAGGAGATATTCCTATTGGAATTTGCAGAAATAGCGTGGATGCATGGACATCGCCACACCTATATCATATGGATGGGCAAGCAGGAGCGCCACCTGACGCTTTTGCCACTGGCGGTCAAAATTGGGAATTCCCAACATACAACTGGGCAGTAATGGCCAAAGATAATTTCCAATGGTGGAGAGACCGGTTAAAAATGATGGAAGTATTCTTCAAAGCCTTCAGAATGGACCACATTCTTGGTTTCTTTAGAATTTGGCAAATACCTGAACACGCTGTTCAAGGGCTTCTAGGCTACTTCAACCCTGCGATACCAATACACATTGAAGAATTTGCGCACAGAGGAATCCCATTCGACAAAGACAGGTTTTGCAAGCCATTCATCAATGATGAAATTTTATCTTCTAAGTTCGGTAGAGAAAAAGGACATATCATCAGAACATTCCTTCACTCTTACGATAATGGATTTTACGGTTTTAGAGACGAATTCAATACGCAAAGAAGAATAGAAAGCTATTTTTCAAAGATTTCAGAGGCAAACATAGAAAAAGCCGCATTGCTTGAAAAGCTTAAATTCAAGCTATATGAGCTTCAAGCCAATATCCTTTTTATTGAAGACTTGAACAACCCGAACAATTTTCATCCAAGAATTGAATTGCAGAAAACTGAGTCATTTGCATATCTTGATGGAGCTTCGCAATGGAAAATAGACCAACTATATGTTGATTATTACTTCAAAAGACAAGAAGAGTTTTGGGAAGAAAAGGCTATGATAAAATTGCCAGCCCTCAAAGAAGCAAGCAATATGATGATGTGTGGAGAAGATTTAGGGATGGTTCCTGCCTGCGTCCCTGGCGTAATGACCAAACTAGGCATATTGGGACTTAATATCCAAAGAATGCCCAAAGACCCGTCAAGGCAGTTTCTTAATCCTTCAGAAGCCGACTACCTTTCTGTTGTTTCTCCTTCCACTCATGACATGTCAACGATCAGAGCATGGTGGGAAGAAGATCGCGGCACTACACAACAATATTTCAATGCTGAACTTGGAAGACACGGCATCGCACCTGAATACTGCGATATAGACATCGCAACGCAAATAAACGAACAGCACTTATATAGCCCTGCAATGTGGGCAATATTCCCTATTCAAGACTTATTTGCCATGGAAGAAAGTCTGCGAGTTGATGATCCAAAATCCGAAAGAATAAATGATCCAGCGAATCCAGAGAATAAATGGAATTACAGAATGCATATAACTTTGGAGGACTTAATCAGCAATGCCAACTTCAATGAAAAGCTTGCCCGGCTTATACGAAATTCAGGCCGATAACTCATTTAAACTAGAAGCAAACACATTGAATGTTTGCTTCTGTTTTTTTACGATTTAAGATGCTATTCATACTTTCCGACACAACAAAGACCTTCTAAAAATATAAAAATCTGACTTTTATTATTTTCACCAAATAATGTTTCGAAAATTAATCCGTTAGTGTATTAACGAAACTGATTCCAGAGTGAAAAAA
The Aureibacter tunicatorum DNA segment above includes these coding regions:
- a CDS encoding 4-alpha-glucanotransferase; translation: MRLTFNINYHTQWGENLQLLATENFDSLENAIRYPLSTDNGKDWILELNEKDFDRNTPFNYRYIIHNEENDSFTIEGGGFRSIAASQLMEHENIQINDHWRSAEDPDQVFFSSAFSEVLFPAKKRKKPKNQTKGKGAKIIFNLYEIKLNQDEVIAISGDHKILGNWQEAGLFQMDGSKAPVWKAEINLPKNVNSIEYKYVILNSKTGKVKEWESGYNRSISIDQPNKSSVICNDDKFRHNGKWKGVGVAIPVFSLKSEDSVGIGEFLDLKKIIDWAHSLEINLIQILPINDTIADHSWRDAYPYSAISVFALHPIYINLAAIGKLSSPLTQKIIEEKGVILNNEKTVQYNDVMKLKWRFLRQIFKEKKDEFAKDEEFKIFFQENKFWLKPYAAFCYLRDLYQNSDFSSWGEFSKFTEEKLEKITSPEEPHHDHVALYYFVQYHLYKQLSEVSKYAKSKKVILKGDIPIGICRNSVDAWTSPHLYHMDGQAGAPPDAFATGGQNWEFPTYNWAVMAKDNFQWWRDRLKMMEVFFKAFRMDHILGFFRIWQIPEHAVQGLLGYFNPAIPIHIEEFAHRGIPFDKDRFCKPFINDEILSSKFGREKGHIIRTFLHSYDNGFYGFRDEFNTQRRIESYFSKISEANIEKAALLEKLKFKLYELQANILFIEDLNNPNNFHPRIELQKTESFAYLDGASQWKIDQLYVDYYFKRQEEFWEEKAMIKLPALKEASNMMMCGEDLGMVPACVPGVMTKLGILGLNIQRMPKDPSRQFLNPSEADYLSVVSPSTHDMSTIRAWWEEDRGTTQQYFNAELGRHGIAPEYCDIDIATQINEQHLYSPAMWAIFPIQDLFAMEESLRVDDPKSERINDPANPENKWNYRMHITLEDLISNANFNEKLARLIRNSGR